A region from the Corticium candelabrum chromosome 14, ooCorCand1.1, whole genome shotgun sequence genome encodes:
- the LOC134189766 gene encoding uncharacterized protein LOC134189766 yields MINYNSLNNEHSCGVAKEFLSVIRAQLTYFLPTVAVELDKLLYFYLLLLCVIFFAFYKFRGRETYHKSYSRYEPAVENRHEDRPDKPSSISAKPTSNLNGRSRFFSLSGHDSQVLGATYNENRQEPANKHGDNDDENDDRGDDEPEGDERGISHQASERFQDSHQQSERFQDKLLERVRCILSDAQASEVKYKSLSAESIIDTNVPDIHQLEDNNIPKRDDYCTSSLHNQLQVSESSSAMGTGCNYSYQTLTRATGNFDSKLRKDGGALIATGTFGEVFYAILDEQIVAVKRLKSARSDRKSSKRLSKKQFTNELSLLTFYPAHENIVTPLGWSTDGPQLCLVYQYIDGGTVTELLSMEKSSQVLWQDRLKISTDVAKALDHIHTAFSPPIIHRDVKSSNILLLPDLTAVLTDFGLSCRGEFPEEPDASFMESGSTTVGTRCYMPPEAFKGIFSTRSDSYSFGMVLFEILTGLPPYSRRHKQDLITYLKDSDKGSGLSHMADPKAAWPSELARRLFDIGVRCTHYDRHERPSSSQVLQELDSLTDEYSNSTSGSV; encoded by the exons ATGATCAATTACAACAGTTTGAATAACGAACATTCGTGTGGAGTTGCTAAAGAATTTCTGTCCGTTATTCGGGCTCAATTGACGTATTTTTTGCCCACAGTAGCTGTAGAATTagataaattattgtatttttaTCTACTACTGCTATGCGTAATATTTTTTGCATTCTACAAGTTTCGTGGAAGAGAAACGTATCATAAGAGTTATTCACGTTATGAACCAGCAGTGGAAAATCGTCATGAAGACCGCCCTGACAAGCCATCTTCAATTTCTGCTAAACCAACGTCAAACTTGAACGGTAGGAGTAGATTCTTCTCGCTTAGTGGACATGATAGTCAAGTCCTAGGTGCAACATACAACGAAAATAGACAGGAGCCTGCCAACAAACATggtgataatgatgatgagaATGATGACAGAGGAGATGATGAACCTGAAGGTGATGAGCGTGGTATTAGTCATCAGGCGTCGGAGAGGTTTCAAGATAGTCATCAGCAGTCTGAGAGGTTTCAAGATAAGCTATTAGAACGCGTTAGGTGTATTTTGAGTGATGCTCAAGCTAGTGAAGTGAAATATAAAAGCCTTAGCGCTGAAAGTATCATCGATACCAATGTACCAGATATTCATCAACTAGAGGACAACAACATACCCAAAAGAGATGATTATTGTACTTCTTCACTACATAATCAGCTGCAG GTCAGTGAAAGCTCTTCTGCCATGGGCACTGGTTGTAACTATTCTTACCAAACTCTCACGAGAGCTACTGGCAACTTTGACTCGAAGCTGAGAAAAGATGGTGGGGCTCTGATTGCTACTGGTACGTTTGGTGAGGTTTTCTATGCCATCTTGGATGAACAGATTGTAGCAGTGAAACGATTGAAATCG GCACGATCTGATAGAAAGTCATCAAAGCGTCTGTCAAAGAAACAGTTTACAAATGAGCTTTCGTTATTGACATT CTATCCAGCTCATGAAAACATAGTAACACCATTGGGGTGGAGTACTGATGGTCCACAGCTGTGTTTAGTATATCAATACATTGATGGTGGAACGGTGACAGAATTGTTATCAATG GAGAAATCATCACAAGTATTGTGGCAAGATCGATTAAAGATTTCCACTGATGTAGCCAAAGCATTGGATCACATTCACACTGCCTTCTCACCACCTATCATTCATCGCGATGTCAAGAG tagcAACATTTTACTACTACCAGATCTCACTGCAGTTTTGACAGATTTTGGATTATCGTGTCGTGGAGAGTTTCCCGAAGAACCAGATGCTAGTTTCATGGAGAGTGGTTCCACAACAGTAGGAACACGGTGTTATATGCCACCCGAAGCTTTCAAAGGCATTTTCAGCACAAGAAGTGATAGTTACTCATTTGGCATG GTGTTGTTTGAGATTCTGACCGGCTTGCCACCATACTCCAGGAGGCATAAACAAGACCTC atCACGTATCTCAAAGACAGTGACAAGGGATCTGGATTGTCACATATGGCTGATCCGAAGGCCGCTTGGCCTTCTGAGCTAGCTAGAAGGTTGTTTGACATTGGGGTACGCTGCACGCATTATGATAGGCACGAGAGACCCTCGTCTTCACAG GTTTTGCAGGAATTGGATTCTCTGACAGATGAGTATTCTAATAGTACTAGTGGATCTGTGTAG